One window of the Natrinema sp. CBA1119 genome contains the following:
- a CDS encoding ribbon-helix-helix protein, CopG family — translation MGNTRVNFRLPENLVQKTDVAAEIMHKNRTEILKEALQEYLEDVEDDEKFKEAVIELYLDDQISFEVLKEFIGRQDAEAVKASKTLLDQGEEVAQELADL, via the coding sequence ATGGGAAATACACGAGTCAACTTTCGGCTTCCGGAAAACTTGGTTCAGAAAACCGACGTCGCAGCCGAGATCATGCATAAAAACCGGACGGAAATCCTCAAAGAGGCCCTCCAAGAATACCTAGAAGACGTAGAGGACGACGAAAAATTCAAAGAAGCAGTCATCGAACTCTACTTGGACGATCAAATCTCCTTCGAGGTGCTCAAAGAATTCATCGGTAGGCAGGACGCTGAAGCAGTAAAGGCGTCGAAAACCCTTCTCGACCAAGGCGAAGAAGTAGCCCAAGAACTTGCCGATCTCTGA
- a CDS encoding RNA-guided endonuclease TnpB family protein, whose product MMYSPRYRLFPDAKQREVLDWTRDTVRQVYNHALREFNQIPADAGTLRQRVWSVRDTLPAIKDWWSDLKQVYSTVLQKAVERIRDNIQNLGKLKAKGYDVGSLNWKKPREYRSFTYRQSGFELDKKSGPNGRGLLILKKLKGETREIPIRLHRDLPDHKQIKEVTLKKEPTGAWYVSFCIKTDEPEKPAIEDINPDDTVGLDLGVLNFVHDSDGRSIGRLDLSADRERLEREQRSLSRKEYKSNNWEEQRRRVAEVHARMTAKKRDYKHKLAHFYTTEYDAVFVEDLNVKGMLESRQNARNKAEVGWRDFITILKHHGKKNGCHVVEVEPRGTTKECAACGVETRKPIWVREHSCPACGFELDRDWNAALNVLSHGLKKLGVVHSEDTPVETATTVDSFMVSASRVVETGSPALMEPAKQASRAG is encoded by the coding sequence ATGATGTACAGCCCGCGGTACCGACTCTTCCCAGATGCCAAGCAACGCGAGGTACTGGACTGGACGCGGGATACAGTACGGCAAGTGTACAACCACGCACTCCGCGAATTCAACCAAATTCCAGCGGACGCTGGAACGCTCCGGCAACGCGTCTGGAGTGTACGCGACACGCTCCCCGCGATAAAAGACTGGTGGTCAGACCTCAAGCAGGTTTACTCCACCGTCTTACAGAAAGCCGTCGAACGCATCCGCGATAATATCCAGAACCTCGGGAAACTCAAAGCCAAAGGCTACGACGTGGGGTCGTTGAACTGGAAAAAGCCGCGAGAGTACAGGAGTTTTACGTACCGGCAATCGGGCTTCGAACTCGACAAGAAGAGTGGCCCGAACGGACGCGGACTCCTTATCCTCAAGAAACTCAAGGGCGAAACCCGTGAGATCCCGATTCGACTCCACCGTGACCTCCCCGACCACAAACAAATCAAAGAGGTCACGCTCAAGAAAGAACCGACCGGCGCGTGGTATGTCTCGTTCTGCATCAAGACGGACGAACCCGAGAAACCCGCTATCGAAGATATCAATCCCGATGACACTGTGGGTCTTGACCTCGGTGTGCTCAACTTCGTTCACGACTCGGACGGTCGCTCGATCGGGCGGCTCGACTTATCTGCCGACCGCGAGCGGCTCGAACGCGAGCAACGCTCGCTCTCGCGGAAGGAGTACAAATCAAACAACTGGGAGGAGCAACGCCGCCGCGTCGCGGAAGTCCACGCGCGGATGACCGCAAAAAAGCGCGATTACAAGCACAAGCTCGCGCACTTCTACACCACCGAATACGACGCCGTGTTCGTCGAAGACCTCAACGTCAAGGGGATGCTCGAATCCCGACAGAACGCGCGGAACAAGGCCGAAGTCGGCTGGCGAGACTTTATCACCATCCTCAAACATCACGGCAAAAAGAACGGCTGTCACGTTGTGGAAGTCGAGCCACGGGGAACTACCAAGGAGTGTGCGGCGTGTGGTGTTGAGACTCGGAAACCGATATGGGTTCGAGAGCACTCGTGTCCAGCGTGCGGATTCGAACTTGACCGAGACTGGAACGCAGCGTTGAACGTCCTCTCGCATGGCCTGAAGAAACTAGGAGTGGTTCACTCCGAAGACACGCCTGTGGAGACTGCGACCACTGTGGACTCCTTTATGGTATCTGCAAGTCGCGTCGTCGAAACAGGAAGCCCCGCCCTCATGGAGCCTGCGAAGCAGGCGAGTAGGGCGGGGTAG
- the rfbB gene encoding dTDP-glucose 4,6-dehydratase yields MRILVTGGAGFIGSNYVRYLLENREDEVVTLDALTYAGSLDNLEGVLEQPNHEFVEGNICDRELVHDLVADADAVVNFAAESHVDRSIKGAGPFVTTNVEGTQILLDAAVDADLDRFLQISTDEVYGQILDGTFSEDDKLNPRNPYAATKASADLLAKSYWITHDLPVLITRTCNNFGPRQHPEKLIPKFIRKAAAGDDLPVYGDGSNVREWIYVEDNCRALDLVLRDGDPGEVYNIGSGEERTNLEVTEAILDAVGGSKDQITFVEDRAGHDQRYALETDKIKRLEWKPSWSFEEGLERTVKYYL; encoded by the coding sequence ATGCGAATACTCGTTACTGGTGGCGCGGGATTCATCGGCTCTAACTACGTACGCTATCTGCTCGAGAACCGAGAGGACGAAGTCGTCACACTGGACGCGCTGACCTACGCTGGTTCACTAGACAATCTCGAGGGGGTTCTCGAGCAGCCGAACCACGAATTTGTCGAAGGGAATATCTGTGATCGCGAACTCGTCCACGATCTCGTCGCGGATGCGGATGCAGTCGTCAACTTCGCCGCTGAATCGCACGTCGATCGGTCCATCAAGGGCGCAGGTCCGTTCGTCACAACGAACGTCGAGGGAACCCAAATTCTCCTTGACGCCGCGGTCGATGCAGATCTCGATCGATTTCTCCAGATCTCGACGGACGAAGTATACGGACAGATCCTCGATGGGACATTTAGCGAAGACGATAAACTGAACCCGCGAAACCCGTACGCAGCGACGAAAGCCAGTGCCGATTTGCTCGCTAAAAGTTACTGGATTACGCACGATCTACCTGTCCTCATCACCCGCACCTGTAACAACTTCGGCCCACGGCAGCATCCAGAGAAACTCATTCCAAAATTCATCCGGAAGGCCGCTGCGGGTGACGATCTCCCCGTATACGGTGACGGATCAAACGTCCGTGAGTGGATCTACGTCGAGGATAATTGTCGCGCACTCGATCTCGTCCTCCGCGACGGCGACCCCGGAGAGGTGTACAACATCGGGTCTGGCGAAGAGCGAACAAATCTCGAGGTGACCGAGGCGATTCTCGACGCTGTTGGCGGATCGAAAGACCAGATTACGTTCGTCGAGGACCGGGCAGGTCACGACCAGCGGTATGCACTCGAGACGGACAAAATCAAACGTCTTGAATGGAAGCCGTCTTGGTCCTTCGAAGAAGGGTTAGAACGAACCGTTAAGTACTATCTCTAA
- a CDS encoding ferritin-like domain-containing protein codes for MTTDEITDLLTGAYIDELETVMNYQTNAIVLDGIHAEEVKASLEEDIQEELGHAKMLGERLKQLDESPPGSESFEANQHSLQPPADTTDVQSVIEGVLEAEESAIETYRSLIEAATDANDPVTEDVAVTILADEEAHRTEFRGFQKEFPMD; via the coding sequence ATGACGACCGACGAGATCACCGACCTGCTGACCGGGGCGTATATCGACGAACTCGAGACCGTGATGAACTACCAGACCAACGCGATCGTCCTCGATGGCATCCACGCCGAGGAGGTCAAGGCGAGCCTCGAGGAGGACATTCAGGAGGAGCTCGGCCACGCGAAAATGCTCGGCGAACGCCTGAAACAGCTAGACGAGTCCCCGCCCGGCTCGGAGTCGTTCGAGGCCAACCAGCACAGCCTCCAGCCGCCCGCGGACACCACCGACGTCCAGTCGGTCATCGAGGGCGTCCTCGAGGCCGAGGAGTCCGCCATCGAGACCTACCGATCGCTGATCGAGGCCGCGACCGACGCGAACGATCCGGTCACGGAGGACGTGGCGGTGACGATTCTCGCGGACGAGGAGGCCCACCGAACCGAGTTCCGCGGCTTCCAGAAGGAGTTCCCGATGGACTGA
- the aglJ gene encoding S-layer glycoprotein N-glycosyltransferase AglJ, whose product MEDDAVRAGSSILSDGAGEVAVTEDAREISPDDVCVLIPTLDEAATIADVIEGFYEQGYTNVVIVDGNSTDGTREIAREHGAEVLVQSGDGKGQAVREALEYVTVPYVLMADGDGTYDPADADKMVEPLSRGYEHVIGNRFAEMDDDAMRALNGFGNRMINRAFGFVHGANYEDILSGYRAFTVESFERLSLDSDGFTIETELAVECVKHGVETTVVPVSYRARPDESETNLHPVKDGGTILLTLYSLAKTNNPLFYFGSLGVAGILSGSLIAVYVLWEWIQYTQSHEVMALASAAAILLGVQLLMFGVLSDMLVTLHREQRRRLERIARESNDE is encoded by the coding sequence ATGGAAGATGACGCGGTACGTGCGGGCTCGAGCATCCTCTCGGACGGCGCAGGGGAGGTCGCCGTGACCGAGGACGCCCGCGAGATCTCGCCCGACGACGTCTGCGTTCTCATCCCGACGCTCGACGAGGCGGCCACGATCGCCGACGTGATCGAGGGCTTCTACGAGCAGGGGTACACGAACGTCGTCATCGTCGACGGCAACTCGACCGACGGCACTCGCGAGATCGCTCGCGAGCACGGCGCCGAGGTGCTGGTCCAGTCCGGTGACGGAAAGGGCCAGGCCGTCCGCGAGGCCCTCGAGTACGTCACCGTCCCCTACGTGCTGATGGCCGACGGCGACGGAACCTACGATCCGGCCGACGCCGACAAGATGGTCGAACCGCTCTCGCGAGGGTACGAGCACGTGATCGGCAACCGCTTCGCCGAGATGGACGACGACGCGATGCGCGCGTTGAACGGCTTCGGGAATCGGATGATCAATCGCGCGTTCGGGTTCGTCCACGGAGCCAACTACGAGGACATCCTCTCGGGCTACCGAGCGTTCACCGTCGAGTCGTTCGAACGGCTCTCGCTCGACTCCGACGGGTTCACGATCGAGACCGAACTCGCCGTCGAGTGCGTCAAACACGGCGTCGAGACGACGGTCGTTCCGGTCAGTTACCGCGCCCGGCCCGACGAGTCCGAGACTAACCTCCACCCGGTCAAAGACGGCGGGACGATACTGCTCACGCTGTACTCGCTGGCCAAGACCAACAACCCCCTGTTCTACTTCGGCAGTCTCGGGGTCGCTGGCATCCTCTCGGGCAGTCTCATCGCGGTCTACGTCCTCTGGGAGTGGATCCAGTACACCCAGAGCCACGAAGTCATGGCTCTCGCCTCGGCGGCCGCCATCCTGCTGGGCGTCCAACTCCTCATGTTCGGCGTCCTCTCGGACATGCTCGTGACCCTCCACCGCGAGCAGCGGCGGCGACTCGAGCGGATCGCTCGAGAGTCGAACGACGAGTGA
- a CDS encoding metal-dependent hydrolase produces MIAVTDVLTHVLVGYVIGTLLSIRYERLQRAHVTLVMLGALSPDFTKINLLFPDELVSYLLEIPFSWAPLHLLGGTIVVTLFGSLLFAPEYRRDVVVLVAIGAASHHVLDLGLMTPTGYSYAAFWPLTEYRLPSGGLYLSTDRWPALVAGLCAVLVWALERRVGVGGYEDSASLE; encoded by the coding sequence GTGATCGCAGTGACTGACGTCCTCACGCACGTTCTCGTCGGCTACGTCATCGGGACGCTCCTGTCGATTCGGTACGAGCGGCTGCAGCGAGCGCACGTGACGCTCGTGATGCTCGGCGCGCTCTCTCCGGACTTCACGAAGATCAACCTCCTGTTTCCGGACGAACTCGTTAGCTACCTGCTCGAGATCCCCTTCTCGTGGGCACCCCTCCACCTTCTCGGCGGGACGATCGTCGTGACGCTCTTCGGCTCGCTCCTGTTCGCACCGGAGTACCGCCGGGACGTCGTCGTGCTCGTCGCGATCGGTGCGGCGTCACATCACGTCCTCGATCTCGGCCTCATGACCCCGACGGGGTACTCCTACGCCGCCTTCTGGCCGCTGACCGAGTACCGGCTGCCGTCGGGCGGGCTCTACCTGAGCACCGACCGCTGGCCGGCGCTCGTCGCCGGGCTGTGTGCGGTACTCGTCTGGGCGCTCGAGCGACGGGTCGGCGTGGGGGGATATGAGGATTCGGCATCGCTCGAGTGA
- the aglF gene encoding UTP--glucose-1-phosphate uridylyltransferase AglF produces MQAVVLAAGKGTRLRPLTDDKPKVLVEVDGKPLIEDVMDNLIEIGATEFVLVVGYMKEKIIERYGDEYKGIPITYAHQREQLGLAHAILQAEPHIDDDFMLMLGDNVFRSNLGDVINRQQEERADAAFLVEEVPYEEASRYGVLDTNEYGEIVEVMEKPDDPPSNLVMTGFYTFTPEIFHACHLVQPSDRGEYELPDAIDLLIQSGRTIDAIRMDGWRIDVGYPEDRDRAEERLTDAEVAAPTE; encoded by the coding sequence ATGCAAGCAGTCGTGTTGGCCGCAGGCAAAGGAACCCGCCTTCGGCCCCTTACCGACGACAAACCCAAAGTCCTCGTCGAAGTCGACGGCAAACCCCTTATTGAGGACGTCATGGACAACCTCATCGAAATCGGTGCGACTGAGTTCGTCCTCGTCGTCGGCTACATGAAGGAGAAGATAATAGAACGCTACGGAGACGAGTACAAGGGTATTCCCATCACCTACGCCCACCAGCGCGAGCAGCTCGGCCTCGCCCACGCCATCCTGCAGGCTGAGCCACACATCGACGACGACTTCATGCTCATGCTGGGTGACAACGTCTTCCGATCGAATCTCGGCGACGTGATCAACCGCCAGCAAGAAGAGCGCGCCGACGCCGCCTTCCTCGTCGAGGAAGTCCCCTACGAGGAGGCCTCCCGCTACGGCGTCCTCGACACGAACGAGTACGGCGAGATCGTGGAAGTGATGGAGAAACCCGACGATCCGCCGTCCAATCTCGTCATGACCGGCTTCTACACCTTTACGCCGGAGATCTTTCACGCGTGCCACCTCGTCCAGCCCTCCGATCGCGGCGAGTACGAGCTGCCCGACGCGATCGATCTGCTCATCCAATCCGGCCGGACGATCGACGCGATCCGGATGGACGGCTGGCGCATCGACGTGGGGTATCCCGAAGACAGGGACCGAGCCGAGGAGCGACTGACCGACGCCGAGGTCGCGGCACCGACCGAATAA
- the rfbD gene encoding dTDP-4-dehydrorhamnose reductase gives MTVLVLGASGLLGSALVGQCLEQSIDVVGTYHSTAPSFEIPLEQHDIRHTAEFQTLLDKYLPNTVVNCAAMTDVDGCESDRERAFDVNGTAPGELARSSATRDIQFVHISTDYVFNGEATAPYDEMESTAPIQVYGESKLAGEEAVRAVDGENLVTRLSFVYGVRGDTNDLVGFPSWVRDTLQAGDEVPLFVDQHLTPTRAGQAAATILDLLESGAESVYHIASRSCVTPHEFGHKVARIQDANETLIRESEQSDVTRAAGRPSYTCLDVTAVEDELGRPQPTLEDDLRAIEDHF, from the coding sequence ATGACGGTGCTCGTTCTCGGTGCAAGTGGATTACTCGGGAGTGCGCTCGTAGGCCAGTGCCTTGAGCAATCGATCGACGTAGTTGGGACGTATCATTCAACCGCTCCATCGTTCGAAATCCCACTCGAACAGCACGATATCCGTCACACGGCGGAATTCCAGACACTACTGGACAAATATCTGCCCAACACCGTGGTGAATTGCGCTGCAATGACGGACGTTGATGGCTGTGAGTCTGACCGAGAAAGGGCGTTCGACGTCAATGGAACTGCCCCTGGAGAACTCGCTCGTAGCTCTGCGACACGTGACATTCAGTTCGTTCACATCTCGACGGATTATGTCTTCAACGGCGAAGCGACGGCACCGTACGACGAAATGGAATCGACAGCGCCGATTCAGGTATACGGTGAATCGAAGCTCGCCGGTGAAGAAGCCGTCCGAGCTGTCGATGGTGAGAACTTGGTTACTCGGTTGTCGTTCGTCTACGGGGTTCGTGGAGATACGAACGACCTCGTCGGCTTTCCATCCTGGGTTCGCGATACACTACAAGCGGGCGACGAGGTTCCGCTGTTCGTCGATCAGCATCTCACACCGACTCGGGCAGGTCAGGCGGCTGCGACGATCCTTGACCTCCTCGAGTCAGGTGCGGAGAGCGTATATCATATTGCGAGTCGATCATGCGTGACGCCGCACGAATTCGGGCACAAGGTCGCCCGCATACAAGATGCAAACGAAACGCTAATTCGTGAGAGCGAACAATCTGACGTGACGAGAGCGGCGGGCCGACCTTCATATACGTGTCTCGACGTGACTGCCGTCGAAGACGAACTGGGACGTCCCCAACCGACGCTTGAGGACGATTTACGGGCGATTGAGGACCACTTCTAA
- a CDS encoding ribbon-helix-helix domain-containing protein, translated as MTDYTTVSIPKDLADRVEDTIEGTSFQSTSDLVRFLLRSIVIQHQREGELTEAEFEEITEQLRGLGYLE; from the coding sequence ATGACCGACTATACCACGGTGTCGATTCCGAAGGATCTCGCGGACCGCGTCGAGGATACCATCGAGGGAACGAGCTTCCAGAGCACGAGCGACCTCGTCAGATTTCTGCTGCGCAGCATCGTCATCCAGCACCAGCGGGAGGGCGAACTCACCGAAGCCGAGTTCGAGGAGATCACCGAACAGCTCCGCGGGTTGGGCTATCTCGAGTGA
- a CDS encoding DUF5779 family protein, translated as MSDFDLDLRTVEEHIDDELELEGSIILGFLDGETPDDEWLEAISKGNVLVLNVDGDVNELAAGFARDIKESGGNLVHFRGFLLVTPPGVDVSTERL; from the coding sequence ATGAGCGATTTCGACCTCGACCTTCGGACCGTCGAGGAGCACATCGACGACGAACTCGAGCTCGAGGGCAGTATCATCCTCGGCTTCCTCGACGGAGAGACGCCGGACGACGAGTGGCTCGAGGCGATTTCGAAGGGGAACGTGCTCGTGCTCAACGTCGACGGCGACGTGAACGAACTGGCCGCGGGATTCGCGCGAGACATCAAGGAGTCGGGCGGGAATCTCGTCCACTTCCGGGGGTTTCTGCTCGTGACACCGCCCGGCGTGGACGTAAGTACAGAGCGACTGTAA
- the aglM gene encoding UDP-glucose 6-dehydrogenase AglM translates to MNVSIVGSGYVGTTIAACLADLGHDVTNIEIDDEIVATINAGEAPIHESGLAERIAEHAGTNLRATTDYDAVRDTDVTFLCLPTPQSDDGSLDLAIMQAGAESLGRALAEKDDEHLVVVKSTVLPGTTEDVVGPILETESETRIGDGLELAMNPEFLRMGTAVEDFLEPDKVVFGTASEEAAATLRELYEPILAREETDLVETDIREAEIIKYANNAFLASKVSLVNELGNIAREYDADAYEVLEAVGLDDRISERFMRSGLGWGGSCFPKDVNALRAGAREQGYDPELLDATVAVNDEQPRRLVALLEEHVPLEGARIAVLGLSFKPGTDDVRKSRALDVIEHLRDRGAAIVAYDPVAIENVRPDFPEIEYAESAEDALEGADGAVVATDWPEFDDVSFEGMARSVVVDGRRIEIDEDALEVYEGLTW, encoded by the coding sequence ATGAACGTCTCCATCGTCGGCAGCGGCTACGTCGGCACCACGATCGCCGCCTGTCTCGCCGACCTCGGTCACGACGTCACGAACATCGAGATCGACGATGAAATCGTCGCGACGATAAACGCCGGGGAGGCACCGATTCACGAGTCGGGTCTCGCGGAGCGAATCGCCGAGCACGCGGGCACAAACCTCCGCGCGACCACGGACTACGACGCAGTCCGCGACACGGACGTTACGTTTCTCTGTCTGCCCACACCCCAGTCCGACGACGGCAGTCTCGATCTCGCGATCATGCAGGCCGGTGCGGAATCGCTCGGCCGCGCGCTGGCTGAGAAAGACGACGAGCACCTCGTGGTCGTCAAGAGCACGGTCCTGCCCGGCACGACCGAAGATGTCGTCGGGCCGATCCTCGAGACCGAATCCGAGACGCGGATCGGCGACGGCCTCGAGCTCGCGATGAACCCTGAGTTCCTCCGGATGGGGACCGCGGTCGAGGACTTCCTCGAGCCGGACAAGGTCGTCTTCGGCACTGCGAGCGAGGAGGCAGCCGCGACTCTTCGGGAGCTGTATGAACCTATTCTGGCGCGCGAGGAGACGGACCTCGTCGAGACCGACATCCGCGAGGCCGAGATCATCAAGTACGCGAACAACGCCTTCCTCGCGTCGAAGGTCTCGCTGGTCAACGAGCTCGGGAACATCGCCAGGGAGTACGACGCGGACGCCTACGAGGTGCTCGAGGCAGTCGGGCTCGACGACCGGATCTCCGAGCGGTTCATGCGCTCGGGGCTCGGCTGGGGCGGCTCCTGTTTCCCCAAGGACGTCAACGCGCTTCGCGCCGGTGCTCGCGAGCAGGGGTACGACCCCGAACTGCTCGATGCGACCGTCGCGGTCAACGATGAACAGCCGCGACGGCTCGTGGCCCTGCTCGAGGAGCACGTCCCGCTCGAGGGGGCCCGAATCGCGGTCCTCGGACTCTCGTTCAAGCCCGGAACTGACGACGTGCGCAAGTCCCGCGCGCTGGACGTGATCGAGCATCTCCGGGATCGCGGCGCGGCGATCGTCGCCTACGATCCGGTCGCGATCGAGAACGTTCGGCCCGACTTTCCCGAGATCGAGTACGCGGAGTCCGCCGAGGACGCGCTCGAGGGGGCCGACGGCGCAGTCGTCGCGACCGACTGGCCGGAGTTCGACGACGTGTCGTTCGAGGGAATGGCGCGTTCCGTCGTGGTCGACGGCCGGCGGATCGAGATCGACGAGGACGCTCTCGAGGTCTACGAGGGACTGACCTGGTGA
- a CDS encoding VOC family protein, translating into MLTGLAWLALEAKSLEAAGTFYEETLGLTGRERGAEELVFAAGDTDLVLRRPAALPRGGLHTHFAFSIPAAEYDDWWDRLDDDYDLEEARFGPSRSLYLYDPDGNCVELGQQDVAGPGIDGIFEVVLEVADLERAQAFYGNLGFETVDEGDDRKRVRLHGPMALELWEPHLGIADARGGVHVDLGFETDEPAAALETVGDRISSLERESDEEVVVRDPDGHFLTFTV; encoded by the coding sequence ATGCTAACCGGGCTCGCCTGGCTCGCTCTCGAGGCCAAGTCCCTCGAGGCCGCGGGGACGTTCTACGAGGAGACGCTGGGACTGACGGGTCGCGAGCGCGGGGCGGAGGAACTCGTCTTCGCGGCGGGCGACACCGATCTCGTGCTCCGACGACCGGCGGCGCTCCCGCGGGGCGGGCTCCACACGCACTTCGCGTTCTCGATTCCCGCGGCCGAGTACGACGACTGGTGGGACCGCCTCGACGACGACTACGACCTCGAGGAGGCGCGCTTCGGCCCCTCCCGGTCGCTCTACCTGTACGATCCCGACGGCAACTGCGTCGAACTCGGTCAACAGGACGTCGCGGGGCCGGGAATCGACGGCATCTTCGAGGTCGTCCTCGAGGTCGCGGATCTGGAGCGCGCGCAGGCCTTCTACGGGAATCTCGGATTCGAAACGGTCGACGAGGGCGACGACCGAAAGCGCGTCCGACTCCACGGGCCGATGGCTCTCGAGCTCTGGGAACCCCACCTCGGAATCGCCGACGCCCGCGGCGGCGTCCACGTCGACCTCGGATTCGAAACCGACGAGCCGGCCGCTGCACTCGAGACGGTGGGCGATCGAATCAGTTCGCTCGAGCGAGAGTCAGATGAGGAGGTCGTCGTCCGCGATCCGGACGGCCACTTCCTGACGTTTACCGTGTGA
- a CDS encoding LeuA family protein, with product MQIQCLHKTAHPLIPIRGVEFFQGTLDSTDEIESARVFDTTLRDGEQSPGTSFSYDDKRQIASILDEMGTHVIEAGFPVNSDAEFEAVRDIASATSSTTCGLARVVDGDIEAALDSGVEMVHTFVSTSDVQIEDSMHATREEVVQRAVDSVERIKEAGVTCMFSPMDATRTDEEYLLEVIEAVSDAGTDWINIPDTCGVATPTRFRAMIEKVCAHTDARVDVHTHDDFGLATANALAGIEAGAAQAQVSVNSIGERAGNAAYEEYVMAVESLYQCDTGIDTTRITELSEIVEEKSGMDTPGNKPVVGDNAFSHESGIHAAGVIENSDTFEPGVMTPEMVGAERKLVMGKHTGTHSVRERLVECGFDPTDEQVRAVTRRVKDYGAEKRRVTVDILERFAEEAGVERQQDQEEVRA from the coding sequence ATTCAGATACAATGTCTTCACAAGACAGCCCATCCTCTGATACCAATCAGGGGGGTCGAGTTCTTCCAGGGCACGTTAGATTCCACTGACGAAATAGAGTCAGCACGTGTCTTCGATACGACCCTCCGGGACGGCGAGCAGTCGCCCGGCACATCGTTTTCCTACGACGACAAACGGCAGATCGCGTCCATCCTGGACGAGATGGGAACCCACGTCATCGAGGCCGGATTCCCCGTCAACTCGGACGCCGAGTTCGAGGCCGTTCGTGACATCGCTTCGGCTACCAGTTCGACGACCTGCGGGTTAGCCCGCGTCGTCGACGGGGACATCGAAGCGGCGCTCGATTCCGGCGTCGAGATGGTGCACACGTTCGTGTCCACCAGCGACGTCCAGATCGAGGATTCGATGCACGCCACCCGGGAGGAAGTCGTACAGCGCGCAGTCGACTCGGTCGAACGCATCAAAGAGGCGGGCGTGACCTGCATGTTCTCGCCGATGGATGCGACTCGAACCGACGAGGAGTACCTGCTCGAGGTCATCGAGGCGGTCTCGGACGCGGGTACCGACTGGATCAACATTCCGGACACGTGCGGCGTCGCGACGCCGACCCGCTTTCGGGCCATGATCGAAAAGGTCTGTGCCCACACCGACGCGCGGGTCGACGTGCACACGCACGACGATTTCGGGCTGGCCACCGCCAACGCGTTGGCCGGTATCGAGGCCGGCGCGGCCCAGGCGCAGGTGTCGGTCAACTCGATCGGCGAGCGGGCCGGCAACGCCGCCTACGAGGAGTACGTGATGGCCGTCGAGTCGCTCTACCAGTGCGATACGGGGATCGACACGACGCGCATCACCGAGCTATCGGAGATCGTCGAGGAGAAAAGCGGGATGGATACGCCGGGCAACAAACCCGTCGTCGGCGACAACGCCTTCTCCCACGAGAGCGGCATCCACGCCGCCGGCGTTATCGAAAACTCCGACACCTTCGAACCCGGCGTCATGACCCCCGAGATGGTCGGTGCCGAGCGCAAGCTCGTCATGGGGAAACACACCGGCACCCACTCGGTCCGGGAGCGGCTCGTCGAGTGCGGCTTCGACCCCACCGACGAGCAGGTCAGGGCGGTCACCCGCCGCGTCAAGGACTACGGAGCCGAGAAGCGCCGCGTGACGGTCGACATCCTCGAGCGCTTCGCCGAAGAGGCTGGCGTCGAACGCCAGCAGGACCAGGAGGAGGTGCGCGCCTGA